The Gossypium hirsutum isolate 1008001.06 chromosome D06, Gossypium_hirsutum_v2.1, whole genome shotgun sequence genome contains the following window.
CTAAATCCAACTGGTCCAACAAGATTGTTTCAAATTGGTATCTAGAGAGTCTTTAaaggattatatatatatatatgtttgagcacAATTGTCCGATATTAATACTTAAAGAAGTCCGAGTAACATAATGAAAAATGGATTTCTCAGTCGCCACTTTGTGATGGGATAGGGTTGGTGATAAAACCATTGAAATCTTGCTCTTATCGGCATTCAAGATCAGATATAAGGAGATCTTAACCAAGGCATATACTGCAGCATACACAACGGCTTCGAAATTCTTGACCCTTCTAACAAAAGAAGAATCAAATTGTGAGAATCCTTTTCCTTTATTTGAAGCTTATTTCTTTCACTGCTATGCCTCCTTTAGATGTATAAACATTACAATTCTGCTATGTTATCCTTAGGTACGAGTGTTAGGTACAAATATGTGCTTGACATGAGTACAACCAAATTTTTGCAAGTTTTTCCTTGTATTTGGAGGATTCTTAGAAGTTATATCATCATATTCATATGTCGAGCATAAGCATTGCGTATGGGTATTTCGAGAAAGATTGCGAGTTGAACAACATAGCCATTATGTTTTGTTCATCTTTGTAGTGTATGAAGCAGCTCAAGTTTCGATGTCGGCCTTTAAGAAGTGGCGGATGGGCGGCCCCAGGCTTCAAAGAGCTTCAGTTCTTGGAAGGAAAAGGAGGTCATTTGAATAAGTTGATATCCTAACCTCAAGATGCCTCTCATAAAGGTAACATATTCACTTATAGTTTGCCGACTGAAATTGATGAAAAATGTCGTTCACATGTATATCAATAttatatttgtttatgttattcgGATTCGTGAGTTTAATTAGGTTAACCTAATTTGATAATTGaagtatttgagtttaattagtttaatagcATATGATAAAAGAGTTTcaattattgaatttaaattttacttttaaattattctaaataaaatcatttgggttaatataatcttttgaactttaacataatttaagttttaaaatactagataatttttcatttgtttagCAGCTAATTTGGGCGTGATGTGGagtatatttaaattatatgtattaaattgtaaatatatgcatttattatatgaaaattttaaatttggtatGATAAAAAAGTTtagtattaataaaatttaagaggaTCAATTTTTTTGACATTTCAAATCTAAGTTATAAATCTAAGATAGTTTTGCTTGCTttagattgggtttgggtttgaattttttatctcAGGTCGGTTtggtttaattgttttattatttaaaaataataaaaaatatataaaatatttatataattaaatttaaataattttttaaaaaatattaatttcatatttgttctttgtaatacaatgtttggaaattatttatagttttttaacTCTTAAAAAGGAGGATGATGTGTTTTAGCATATACAAATTCACATCTTTCtgtattgataataatattaatgtaatttgagttttcaatttttattttttttaataataaaaatgatcatTTGAGTCAACTTGGGTGGAAGAGGCTTAAactttggtttaaaatttttttgaaattaggcATTGGTTTGGGGTatgaacatttttatattaaCAAGCTAACATgtattttacatatattttagGTTAGATTTGAGTTGGTATTTAAAGATAGAGTTAATGGAACAATTTAATTGATTTgatattaatatttgaaaatttaattagaatgttttaaggttaaattaatttaaaatttaaaaggtataatacttatttaactcttttaactttataaaaaaattatttgagttatttatttaatttttcatctcttttagttaGGAGAGAttgatttggttgaattttttagatttttttgaattgttctttataatttggtctagttcggtttttgaattttttatattaattttttagacttattttgacaaaatgagttttattttatttattttgaatattatttgataaaattttaagatcGTTTcataaatatgtttaaaaaataagatCTTTTCAagaactttaaattatttttacaattttaaatataaaatatttatttttatatcacgaaaaaataaaattaattatatatattaaataaaaaaataaaatttggttcGATTTTGggtaattgtaattttttaacttGTATTTCATAGAATGTCCAAATATTTGGTTTGGATTGATTTCCAAGTTGGTCAGTTTTTTGAGATGGTTGGAAAAGTTaatgttaactttgttgacatgATAATTTACATGTAGgttacattaataattaattattttttaaaaaattaaaaattatagactattattataatttgtgttattaaatggattttaaatttttaaaaattttaataaattttaaattttttgaatttaaaaaaaataaaataattaattgttgacaTAGACATACATGGATGTTATGTTAATAAAATTAacagattaatttttttatacattttgagagtaatttaacaaataatataaatttaagggttaaaagcaaaaacttaaaatactttttttcttttaaataaaattgaagagTCAAACAAATTACTATACCAATTTTAAATGTACATAAAACTAAAGCAAGAGGGAGCTATATTATTATTGGGAGATATTTTGGGTATAAAAAAGGGGGACTTTTCCACTTTTTAATTGAAGTACGCCGTAAGATATTTGTTATGAGCCTTATAACCAGTCTCATGTTTGGCGCGTGGTTTTATCTACATTTGATATCAGATCTGGTGTATTCTTCTAACAACAGTTATGCtgcaatatatattttaaatagtttttttattttacttatttggaATATCATATATTTGTAATATTGCATCTAGGTTTAATACTTTTTGCTATTTAGTTTATCACTTTTAtacttataatatttattttattagtttgaCACCTAAACTTTCATTCTGTATACCTGTTACTcaatctatattttttattaaaaaaatttcccattCAATCTCAAAttccttaaaaatatataattttttttaaaaaaatacaaaacaacCCTAAAAATTTGCAGAACATGccataaatttctaaaattttataaaaaaaccaaaaattccaAACAattcttttttacattttatgaaaatttttaattttttatgagtttctcatacttataactttttaaaatattttttataattttcaaaaataaattatgatttttttggttattttttaattctgtaagtcttaagattttgggttttttaatgaattttaaattttttagatttttcaaaaaaatttaagtcTTTTTTAGTTTTTGTCTTAACACGTAGTAGTGTGTCATTGGTTGGCTTAACATTTTTATAAACAAAAAATTGGATTTGGGAAACAAGAATTACAAAATGAAAGGATAGGAGCTAAACTGATGAAAAAAGAAGTACaagggctaaattgattaaaaaatagtGCATGTACTAAAGtgataattcaattataatataGGGGCTAAAAGAGATATTAAACCTTGTATATAAGTATTAAAATATAGTAAAGTAttgcaaaattatgaaaaaaaataaacgtGATGATATGAAATATTGCTtttgaaataggaaaataattttttattgatgtaACACCTTGTTAACTGATCCGATCGTTAGGTTTGAGTTATAAGGTGTCACATTTGTTATTGAAGTAACTACaatcaaattatatttaattacaaattgtCAAGTGTTTAAGTGTTCAAGTATAACGAAGACCGTGTATAAAATGATGCATAATCATTTTCGAGTCTTATACGAGTTTATGAAAGTTCTTTTACTAACTCAGGGACATAATATGACTAATTATAAGGATTTCAAAAATTTGGGTTGACATTGCGACGTCGGGAATTCTTCGTCTTGATGCAACTCTCTATGTTGTGCTCGTCATGACCTTGGAGCAACAGCTTTGCCACGAGAATTTTGCCCTGTTCCTTGTTGCAACGCTAGGGTTTGTCATCGCAACGTGACAACCTGTTACTTCCAAAATCAACTTAATACAAGTTTAAAATGACTTGAAAACCTTTATATCTATTACTATGCCATCAAATCAAATTGTGCCTAAATTAGTATTGTTTAAACATTGATTTTCAAGGCtaaatttcaaacattacatGTCTAAAAACCATCAAAATTCCATACCAAACATGACCTTTAACTTAGAACTCAAAGCAACTAGATGAGTACATTCAGACACAATCTTTAAACATTAACATGAGACTACATCATATACAACTTAACCATTTAGAAACATTTAACCAAGTCCCTAGGTACATGCTATAAAACTAAAATGAAAtacaatttacaaattttattgagTCGTAAACGGTAGTCTATATGCTGACTTTAAGTCCCAAGGCTTCAAGAAATACCTAAACTTGTACATGAAGAAAACAAAACTGTACGCTGAGCGATAAATCTCAGTGGTACCTTCATGATTCAAGATAATGTAAATATTTACAATGATCATGTATAACACCATTACACAATTTAGCCAAATTATAATATACCAATCTAACAATATCACATCATAGATACGATGGAGTATATAAATATGACAAATAACTAATGCATTTGTCAATATTTGCAAGGCAAATAACCTATACATACCATTTGACAATTACCATTTGTCAATATTAGCTAACACTATCAAACATCTTTATATGCAATTAACTTTATACTATTCATATTCCATGGTAATCATATTATTTATCTTGCTTTCATACCAtccaaactcttttttttttggagtctatcaacttatttatatttatttcggtATCATATTCTATTGTCAAACTATTTCTTTACATATTCAAGTTTTTCAAATTCTAATTAGGATGTTACACCTAATGAGACCCTAATAAAATGGACTCTGatattgggtaaactacaccacaccagataGCTTGTAGGAGCTTAAACTACAACACATTAAGGTACCGAAGTACAAAGCTTGGAGGCATCAAATGCATTTTCATATGCTAATACATCCTTCCACCACACCAGATTATACTCGATGATCCGCAACAAATGATAGATCTTGGTATAACATGTAATGATCTCCGTACAAACACATATTTACAAGCCTGcattggcatgccaatcatatcctaaccttttactaagttTACATGggcatcaaatatatatatgtaaacattTCCATACCTATAATCATCTTGCTCGCATATTCATTCCATGTATTCGGTCACATATGCATTTCATACTTTTTATATTGTTCTATTGCATAAtaatattttgcaatttagtacaTATATTGTTTTTCGGTCAAATTCACAATCACAACcccatttcatcatcaaacacatattacatattatatattacatattacatattataagatatatttcaatataattttcatatcacatatcataatttaagtatttcatatcatttcccattttattcattttagtcctctaCCTCAATATTCCATATCAAATTCTTGTGAGAGTAAAATTATGctcttaaaattatttgaaaaaaaaataatttttattttcaaataatagAAAAGATTGCTTAATTTTATCATAAGAAGACAATTTTTTTTGGGTTATGATGTAAATTTACCACCATACTAtaagtgaatattgaaatttgccattatattttattttgattgatgTTAGTCATTATACTTCAAAAATTTTATCCTTCAACTTTTATGTGATCGAAATTAGCcactaaaatttgaattttaattcattttaccaccaaatttaattttttaaagaaaattttaccattagatattgattttaattatttaaaaacaaaatttaatggaaaaatattatttcaaatgtttttattttaatagtaaacATTAAGctactttataaaattattaaaaatcccCATGGATAGAGCCAAAGTTCAAAATTTAGAGATAGCATTATTGGAAGAGACAACGCGTACACTAAACATAGACTATGAAAAAGacatgatgaatacaaaaaaaaattattaaaaattataaattaacttcaaatttttatttaatggtaaaaagacttgaaaatttttaaaaatataaaaaagaatactttattttttataaataacaatttttgttaataattcataattcataattaataatatgttaattaattatttttaattatttaaataaaatatttaaagtatttttattaaatttaatttaagttaaaattgaatagtaaaatttaataaaaaaaaaagttaaactttAGTTTCAAAATTTATTTGGTAAGTATCAACAAAAACGATAGTAATACAAAAATCTAACTGAGCGAACAGCTTATACCATTTAGGAAAGATATTTTAACGCACGTGACAGTATGGCGGTTTATATTGTTATccgtaaaaaataaatatattcttCACACTCGCTCTGGTCGCGCGTGAAATTAAACATTTCTTTTTCCCAAACTCCACCGCTTTCCTATGCTTGAAGAAATTTATACCCCAAAACTCCCCTCTTCTATCTCTGCAACAAACTCAACTCTGAAACCTCAAAAAAATGGTCTAATCGCCATTTTCCTTACATGTAAAAAGACCAAAGACAGTTCTTCTTTTTAAGAATCGAAAACCATGGCGATCACCCCAACAAACAGCAGCAGTAACAAGAAGAAACTGAAACAGCAAGCGAAACAAGATTCAGAGGATGTGAATGGAGACCCTGAAATTTGGGCATCATTTGATCAAAGTTTCAAGCAAGTTCAGTCGGTTTTAGACCGGAACCGTGTGTTGATCCAACAGGTCAACGACAACCATCAGTCGAAGATCCCCCACAACATGGTCGAAAACGTTGCACTTATTCAAGAACTCAACGGGAACATCTCCAAGGTTGTCTCTCTTTACTCTGATTTGTCTTCAAATTTCTCCACCGCCTTTCACAATGATGATGAGCAACCCAAGAATAGTGATTGATTCCATGAGAGAAGGATGAATTTTggttgagcaaaaaaaaaaaaaaaaaccccttaaGTTCTTAGTATTTTCTTAGTTATTTACTATGTTTTTTTGTTGCTTGTGTTTTGTGTTCTAAGTTGATGATCTATGGGAATGGACACTGTCTTGTTTGAAACATGTTTGAGATAATATTTGACTTTGTGGATTTTGAAATCAACACAATGATGAAGAATCCAAGAATGGGGATTGATTCTATGATGGAGGGCTGAATTTTTATTGaacaaaaaacaaattaaaaaaaaaagaaaaattcttaAGCTTTTTTAGTATCTccttaaataaaaatgaatgttTTTAGGTATTTATTGTGATTTTGTT
Protein-coding sequences here:
- the LOC121218578 gene encoding protein EARLY FLOWERING 4 codes for the protein MAITPTNSSSNKKKLKQQAKQDSEDVNGDPEIWASFDQSFKQVQSVLDRNRVLIQQVNDNHQSKIPHNMVENVALIQELNGNISKVVSLYSDLSSNFSTAFHNDDEQPKNSD